The following coding sequences are from one Bradyrhizobium sp. WSM471 window:
- the dxr gene encoding 1-deoxy-D-xylulose-5-phosphate reductoisomerase: protein MSAVPLRNNKAAASTIRSVTVLGATGSIGDSTMDLLRASPERYRVEALTANSNVEALAKLAKEFSARFVAIADTSKFAELKAALAGTGTECGAGESAVIEAGARPADWVMAAVSGAAGLKPALAAVDRGAHVALANKECLVCAGDFFMQRAAKAGACILPADSEHNALFQALASGNRDELVRVIITASGGPFRTWKPADIEQATLEQALKHPNWSMGQKITIDSASMMNKGLEVIEASYLFALSPDEIDVLVHPQSIIHGMVEFSDRSVVAQLGAPDMRTPIAHCLGWPDRIKGPAAKLDLAKIGQLTFEAPDFERFPGLRLAFDSLRTGKGATTVYNAANEVAVAAFIAGKIRFGAIARLVEATLDDWIRSGNQAPLTSADDAIAVDHVARNRAAALLPQIALKAS, encoded by the coding sequence ATGAGCGCGGTTCCATTGCGTAACAACAAGGCTGCGGCGTCGACCATCCGCAGCGTCACGGTTCTCGGCGCCACCGGCTCAATCGGCGACAGCACGATGGATCTGCTGCGCGCCTCTCCCGAGCGCTACCGTGTCGAGGCGCTGACGGCGAACAGCAATGTCGAGGCGCTGGCAAAGCTCGCGAAGGAGTTTTCAGCGCGCTTCGTCGCGATCGCCGACACCTCAAAATTTGCCGAGCTCAAGGCTGCGCTCGCGGGCACCGGCACCGAATGCGGCGCCGGCGAAAGCGCGGTGATCGAGGCCGGCGCGCGTCCGGCCGATTGGGTGATGGCCGCCGTGAGTGGCGCGGCCGGACTGAAGCCGGCACTGGCGGCGGTCGATCGCGGCGCGCATGTCGCGCTCGCCAACAAGGAATGTCTCGTCTGCGCCGGCGATTTCTTCATGCAGCGCGCGGCGAAAGCCGGCGCCTGCATCCTGCCTGCGGATTCGGAGCACAATGCGCTGTTCCAGGCGCTCGCCTCGGGCAACCGCGACGAGCTCGTCCGTGTCATCATCACGGCCTCCGGCGGCCCGTTCCGCACCTGGAAGCCCGCCGACATCGAGCAGGCGACACTCGAGCAAGCCCTGAAGCATCCGAACTGGAGCATGGGCCAGAAGATCACGATCGATTCCGCCTCGATGATGAACAAGGGGCTCGAGGTGATCGAGGCTTCCTATTTGTTCGCGCTCTCGCCCGACGAGATCGACGTCCTCGTTCATCCGCAATCGATCATCCACGGCATGGTCGAGTTCTCCGATCGCTCGGTCGTCGCTCAGCTCGGCGCACCCGACATGCGCACGCCGATCGCGCATTGCCTCGGCTGGCCCGACCGCATCAAGGGGCCGGCGGCCAAGCTCGATCTGGCCAAGATCGGCCAGCTGACATTCGAGGCGCCGGATTTCGAGCGCTTCCCCGGGCTGCGCCTGGCCTTCGATTCGCTCCGGACCGGGAAGGGGGCGACCACCGTCTACAACGCCGCCAACGAGGTCGCGGTCGCCGCCTTCATCGCCGGCAAGATCCGGTTCGGCGCGATTGCACGGCTGGTGGAAGCGACGCTGGACGACTGGATCC
- a CDS encoding phosphatidate cytidylyltransferase: MSEPDSAPAGSQPAPSNLVMRILAALVLAPLAIALAYAGGWLWALLVTLVSIGLFAEWLMVVGAGSTALTGTGTIVIATMGLCVAFGALKTAIITGVIGGAVVTVIARGKFVWAASGFAYASAALLASILLRKDLVNGFAALMFVLLVVWATDIGGYFAGRGIGGPKLWPRVSPKKTWSGALGGFAASLLVAAGFAACGIGKMAPLMLVAAVLSVVSACGDLFESAVKRRFGVKDSSHLIPGHGGLLDRLDGFVAAILVAWIIGFLRHGVHSAGSGLMVW, from the coding sequence GTGAGCGAGCCCGACTCCGCACCGGCCGGTTCTCAGCCTGCCCCCAGCAATCTCGTGATGCGAATCCTCGCGGCGCTGGTGCTGGCGCCGCTCGCCATTGCGCTGGCTTATGCCGGCGGCTGGCTGTGGGCGCTGCTCGTCACCCTGGTGTCGATCGGACTGTTCGCGGAATGGCTGATGGTGGTGGGCGCAGGCTCGACCGCGCTGACCGGGACGGGGACGATCGTCATCGCCACGATGGGCTTGTGCGTTGCCTTCGGCGCGCTGAAGACCGCAATCATCACCGGCGTGATTGGCGGCGCGGTCGTGACGGTGATCGCGCGGGGCAAGTTCGTCTGGGCGGCCTCCGGATTCGCCTATGCGTCGGCGGCGCTACTCGCCTCGATCCTGCTGCGGAAGGATCTCGTGAACGGCTTCGCCGCGCTGATGTTCGTGCTGCTCGTGGTGTGGGCGACCGATATCGGCGGCTATTTCGCCGGCCGCGGCATCGGCGGACCGAAACTGTGGCCACGCGTGAGCCCGAAGAAGACCTGGTCGGGGGCGCTCGGCGGCTTTGCCGCGAGCCTTTTGGTCGCGGCCGGCTTTGCCGCTTGCGGGATCGGAAAGATGGCTCCATTGATGCTCGTCGCCGCGGTCCTCTCGGTCGTGTCGGCCTGCGGCGATCTGTTCGAATCCGCGGTCAAGCGGCGCTTCGGTGTCAAGGATTCCAGTCACTTAATTCCCGGCCACGGCGGGCTATTGGACCGTCTGGACGGTTTTGTCGCCGCCATCCTGGTGGCATGGATTATCGGCTTCCTCCGCCATGGTGTGCATAGCGCCGGAAGCGGTCTTATGGTTTGGTGA
- a CDS encoding isoprenyl transferase → MSNAAAPATEGPDRSDAPAHVAIIMDGNGRWAAARGLPRAEGHRRGVEALRRVVRASHELGIRYLTIFSFSSENWSRPASEIGDLFGLLRRFIRNDLASLHRDGVKVRIIGERDGLEGDICALLNEAEELTRDNTRLTLVVAFNYGSRQEIAKAAQKLAREVAEGRRSPDTIDAETLGAHLDAPDIPDPDLIIRTSGEQRLSNFLMWQAAYSELVFVPIHWPDFDKAALEGAIAEFARRERRFGGLVAKTAS, encoded by the coding sequence ATGTCCAACGCCGCCGCGCCCGCAACGGAAGGACCAGATCGGTCCGATGCGCCTGCGCATGTCGCCATCATCATGGATGGCAACGGACGTTGGGCGGCCGCGCGCGGCTTGCCACGGGCGGAAGGCCATCGCCGCGGCGTGGAGGCCCTGCGCCGCGTGGTTCGCGCGTCGCATGAACTTGGCATCCGCTATCTCACCATCTTCTCCTTCAGCTCGGAAAACTGGTCGCGTCCGGCGAGCGAGATCGGCGATCTGTTCGGCCTGTTGCGCCGCTTCATCCGCAACGATCTGGCGAGCCTGCATCGCGACGGCGTCAAGGTACGCATCATCGGCGAGCGGGACGGGCTGGAGGGCGACATCTGCGCACTTCTCAACGAGGCGGAGGAACTGACGCGCGATAACACGCGCCTCACGCTCGTCGTCGCCTTCAATTACGGCTCCCGGCAGGAGATCGCGAAGGCGGCGCAGAAGCTCGCGCGCGAAGTCGCCGAGGGCCGGCGCAGTCCTGACACGATCGATGCCGAGACATTGGGGGCGCATCTCGACGCGCCCGACATTCCCGATCCCGATCTCATCATCCGCACCAGTGGCGAGCAGCGCCTGTCCAACTTCCTGATGTGGCAGGCCGCCTATAGCGAGCTCGTCTTCGTGCCGATTCACTGGCCCGATTTCGACAAGGCGGCCCTGGAAGGCGCAATCGCCGAATTCGCCAGGCGCGAGCGCCGTTTCGGCGGCCTGGTCGCGAAAACCGCCTCGTGA
- the frr gene encoding ribosome recycling factor, whose translation MATDNFDLNEVKRRMQGAIQSLKHELGGLRTGRASASMLDPVQVDAYGSHMPLNQLATVSVPEPRLISVQVWDKSMVKAVEKAIVDSNLGLSPATEGQVLRLRIPELNEERRKELVKVAHKYAEAAKVAARHVRRDGLDVLKKLEKNHEMSEDDQKRHADEVQKATDGTISEIDQLLAAKEKEILTV comes from the coding sequence ATGGCCACGGATAATTTCGATCTCAACGAAGTCAAGCGCCGCATGCAGGGCGCGATCCAGTCGCTCAAGCACGAACTTGGCGGCCTGCGCACTGGTCGCGCCTCCGCCTCGATGCTCGATCCGGTGCAGGTCGACGCCTATGGCAGCCACATGCCGCTGAACCAGCTTGCCACCGTCAGCGTGCCGGAGCCGCGCCTGATCTCGGTGCAGGTCTGGGACAAGTCGATGGTCAAGGCGGTGGAGAAGGCGATCGTCGATTCCAATCTCGGCCTGTCGCCGGCGACCGAAGGCCAGGTGCTGCGCCTGCGCATCCCCGAGCTCAACGAGGAGCGTCGCAAGGAGCTCGTCAAGGTCGCGCACAAATACGCGGAAGCCGCCAAGGTCGCCGCGCGCCATGTCCGCCGCGATGGTCTCGACGTTCTCAAGAAGCTCGAGAAGAATCACGAGATGTCCGAGGACGATCAGAAGCGCCACGCCGACGAGGTGCAGAAGGCGACCGACGGCACGATCTCCGAGATCGACCAGTTGCTGGCCGCCAAGGAAAAAGAAATCCTTACCGTCTAA
- the pyrH gene encoding UMP kinase, with protein MTDPVYRRVVIKLSGEYLAGPQGFGIDQPTIDRVADDLIAARHLGTEVAVVIGGGNLFRGVEVSSRGVSRPTGDTMGMLATMMNCLALEATIERKGAPARTLSAFVMPEISELFTRTAAHKYLAEGRIVLLGGGTGNPFFTTDTTAVLRAAEIGAQAVLKATNVDGVYSADPKKDPTATRFDRLTHSQAIEGGYKVMDATAFALARETSLPIIVFSIAEPGSIGAVLRGGGHGTIVAG; from the coding sequence ATGACTGATCCGGTCTATCGTCGCGTCGTGATCAAGCTGTCCGGCGAATATCTCGCGGGACCGCAGGGTTTTGGCATCGATCAACCGACCATCGACCGGGTCGCCGACGATCTGATCGCAGCCCGCCATCTCGGTACCGAAGTCGCCGTCGTGATTGGCGGCGGCAACCTCTTTCGCGGCGTCGAGGTCTCCTCGCGCGGTGTGTCGCGCCCGACCGGCGACACCATGGGCATGCTCGCCACGATGATGAACTGCCTCGCGCTCGAAGCCACGATCGAGCGCAAGGGCGCGCCTGCGCGCACGCTGTCGGCCTTCGTCATGCCGGAGATTTCCGAGCTGTTCACCCGCACCGCGGCGCACAAATACCTCGCCGAGGGCCGGATCGTGTTGCTCGGCGGCGGAACCGGTAATCCGTTCTTCACCACCGACACGACCGCAGTGCTGCGCGCCGCCGAGATCGGCGCCCAGGCGGTGCTGAAGGCGACCAATGTCGACGGCGTCTACTCGGCCGACCCGAAGAAGGACCCGACGGCCACGCGATTCGACCGGCTGACGCATTCGCAGGCGATCGAGGGCGGCTACAAGGTGATGGATGCGACCGCCTTCGCCCTTGCCCGCGAGACGTCGCTGCCTATCATCGTGTTCTCGATCGCGGAGCCGGGTTCGATCGGCGCTGTACTGCGTGGCGGCGGCCACGGAACCATTGTCGCCGGCTGA
- the tsf gene encoding translation elongation factor Ts gives MATITAAMVKDLRESTGAGMMDCKAALTENDGNMEAAQDWLRKKGLSKAAKKSGRVAAEGLIGALTKGNKGVVVEVNSETDFVARNGQFQGLVKMIAQVAFNAGADVEKIKAAKVGDVTIETAINDAIATIGENMTLRRAASLEVSQGVVSSYVHGAVVEGAGKMGVIVALESPGKADELATLGRQIAMHVAAANPLALDPSGLDPAVVKREKDVLADKYRQQGKPENVIEKIVESGLKTYYKEVCLLEQAFIHDTGKSVAQAVKEAEGKVGGAVKIAGFVRYALGEGIEKQESDFAAEVAAASGKK, from the coding sequence ATGGCAACGATCACAGCTGCGATGGTCAAGGACCTGCGCGAGTCGACCGGCGCAGGCATGATGGACTGCAAGGCCGCGCTGACCGAAAACGACGGCAACATGGAAGCGGCGCAGGATTGGCTGCGCAAGAAGGGCCTGTCGAAGGCCGCCAAGAAGTCGGGCCGCGTCGCCGCCGAGGGTCTGATCGGCGCGCTCACCAAGGGCAACAAGGGCGTCGTGGTCGAGGTCAATTCCGAGACCGATTTCGTCGCGCGCAACGGCCAGTTTCAGGGCCTCGTCAAGATGATCGCGCAGGTCGCATTCAACGCCGGCGCCGATGTCGAGAAGATCAAGGCCGCCAAGGTCGGCGACGTCACGATCGAAACTGCGATCAATGACGCGATCGCCACCATCGGCGAGAACATGACGCTGCGCCGCGCCGCTTCGCTTGAGGTCAGCCAGGGCGTGGTGTCGAGCTACGTCCATGGCGCGGTCGTCGAGGGCGCCGGCAAGATGGGCGTGATCGTGGCACTGGAATCGCCCGGCAAGGCCGACGAGCTCGCAACGCTTGGTCGCCAGATCGCGATGCATGTCGCGGCCGCCAACCCCCTGGCGCTGGATCCGTCCGGTCTCGATCCGGCGGTCGTCAAGCGCGAGAAGGACGTGCTCGCCGACAAATATCGCCAGCAGGGCAAGCCTGAGAACGTGATCGAGAAGATCGTCGAGTCCGGCCTGAAGACCTATTACAAGGAAGTTTGCCTGCTGGAGCAGGCCTTCATCCACGACACCGGCAAGTCGGTGGCGCAGGCGGTGAAGGAAGCCGAAGGCAAGGTCGGCGGCGCGGTGAAGATCGCGGGCTTTGTGCGCTATGCTCTCGGTGAGGGAATCGAGAAGCAGGAAAGCGACTTCGCGGCCGAGGTCGCGGCGGCCAGCGGCAAGAAGTAA